In Liolophura sinensis isolate JHLJ2023 chromosome 2, CUHK_Ljap_v2, whole genome shotgun sequence, a genomic segment contains:
- the LOC135463041 gene encoding LOW QUALITY PROTEIN: glutamyl aminopeptidase-like (The sequence of the model RefSeq protein was modified relative to this genomic sequence to represent the inferred CDS: substituted 1 base at 1 genomic stop codon): MTNMGSIEMVPADDEDSAFLLVSDNSPSSHKKTGYEPPVLGAYHCGRCGQKRLTGCLLTLVIVVISALIGVILRPVVLPSCPDNFPSTSQSTTFSPASETTTQEPSSSGKPYPWKDIRLPRDILPDSYHIHMHPNITESWFRGTVEIHLRVEKETNCIIFHAKNINITSHVLIYDSPGKRKVDIVEAMEYKPFEQYYLKLNRTLLKNDRVMLTLEFKGALVRKLTGFYKSSYKTKANETREIATTDFEPTDARTAFPCFDEPDIKANFSLSMVRDTHHISLFNMPLASSAPYQGNSLLVEDTFEASVKMSTYLVAFVVCDFANLTSHTNSGVMVRVFAPPDNIHEGQFALDVAVKVLPFYEEFFGIPYPLPKQDLIAIPDFNSGAMENWGLITYRTTSILYDPEATPFTSQQYVASTVAHELAHQWFGNLVTMKWWDDLWLNEGFASYMEYIGTNVVKPQWKMLEQFITEDFEDALSLDALATSHAIQIPVENPNQINEIFDSISYYKGSSLIRMLQNFLGEDNFKKGLQAYLKKYMFSNSETANLWDSLSEVRKXNVDVKAMMDTWIGQMGYPVVTLSRTDNTIEATQERFLLNSGETTNETQTQFGYKWCIPLKYVSSQTMNISSEAMMNLSSVTFDVSPQTTWIKANAGTYGLYRVNYEKSMWKQLTDLMLINHTILSPSDRAGLIDDAFTLSRAGLLNLSVALNLSPYLLRERDYTPWIKAIGHLSYIRHRLQDRPAHAHFKKYYLHLVRPVLGSLSWNNTISHLDKFLRNIVFKEAINLGDESTILEAKTRFAAWMSGNQSLDADLKDIVYKAGIQYGGEREWEFCWRRYLETNIASERKLLLIALRKTRDTQLLTRFLHYSLDPDKIRAQDSVNSIGGVAENPAGRLLAWRFVRQNWAQVRDRIGYGAFSISRLIKKTLSTFSTQFDYDEVEAFFADRDVGSGTRAVKQALERIKMNMEWLESHEKTVSEWLHKNSSQP; the protein is encoded by the exons TTTCAGACAACAGCCCAAGCTCTCACAAGAAGACAGGGTATGAGCCACCTGTGTTAGGCGCATACCATTGTGGACGATGTGGACAGAAAAGGCTCACTGGTTGCCTTTTGACATTAGTCATCGTTGTTATCTCGGCTCTGATTGGTGTAATCTTACGTCCAGTAGTACTCCCATCATGTCCGGATAATTTCCCGTCCACGAGTCAATCAACGACTTTCTCCCCAGCATCGGAAACTACAACTCAAGAACCGTCTTCCAGTGGGAAGCCTTATCCTTGGAAAGACATTCGATTACCACGAGATATCTTACCGGACTCATATCACATTCACATGCATCCTAATATAACAGAGTCTTGGTTCAGGGGCACGGTTGAAATTCACCTGCGGGTGGAGAAGGAGACGAACTGTATCATATTCCACGCCAAAAATATTAACATCACTAGTCACGTTTTGATATACGACAGTCCGGGAAAAAGGAAAGTTGATATTGTGGAAGCAATGGAGTATAAACCGTTTGAGCAGTACTATCTGAAACTAAATCGTACGTTGCTCAAAAATGACAGGGTTATGTTGACCTTGGAATTCAAGGGCGCCCTAGTGCGGAAGTTGACTGGCTTCTACAAGAGTAGTTACAAAACAAAGGCAAACGAGACAAG AGAAATAGCTACGACGGATTTCGAGCCGACGGACGCCAGGACGGCCTTTCCGTGTTTTGATGAGCCTGACATTAAAGCCAATTTCAGTTTGTCCATGGTGAGGGACACACACCACATCTCCCTGTTCAACATGCCTCTGGCGAGCAGCGCCCCCTACCAAGGGAACTCACTACTAGTGGAAGACACGTTTGAGGCCAGCGTGAAAATGAGTACTTATTTGGTGGCATTTGTGGTCTGTGACTTCGCCAATCTGACGAGTCACACAAACTCAGGTGTAATG GTCCGTGTTTTTGCCCCACCCGACAATATTCATGAAGGGCAATTCGCTCTGGATGTAGCCGTCAAAGTTTTACCTTTCTACGAAGAGTTCTTCGGAATCCCGTACCCATTACCCAAACAAG ACTTAATCGCCATTCCCGATTTTAACTCCGGTGCTATGGAAAACTGGGGCCTGATAACTTACAGGACGACGTCAATCCTGTACGACCCGGAAGCTACGCCATTCACATCACAGCAGTACGTGGCCAGCACTGTGGCTCACGAGCTCGCCCACCAG TGGTTTGGAAATCTGGTCACCATGAAATGGTGGGACGACCTCTGGTTGAATGAGGGCTTTGCCAGCTACATGGAGTACATAGGGACAAATGTTGTGAAGCCTCAGTGGAAAATG CTGGAGCAGTTTATCACTGAAGACTTTGAGGACGCCCTGAGTCTCGATGCTCTAGCCACTTCCCACGCGATTCAGATCCCCGTAGAGAACCCGAACCAGATCAACGAGATATTCGATTCCATTTCTTATTACAAG GGTTCCAGTCTTATAAGGATGttgcaaaatttccttggtGAGGACAATTTTAAGAAAGGCTTGCAAGCATACctgaagaaatacatgtttagTAACTCGGAAACGGCTAATCTCTGGGACTCCTTGTCAGAGGTGAGAAAATAAA ATGTCGATGTCAAGGCGATGATGGACACGTGGATTGGACAGATGGGTTACCCCGTCGTGACGCTTTCCAGGACTGATAATACCATAGAGGCAACACAGGAGAGGTTCTTGCTCAACTCAGGGGAGACTACCAATGAAACTCAAACTCAGTTTGG ATACAAATGGTGCATTCCCCTTAAGTATGTATCCTCGCAGACGATGAACATCTCGAGTGAAGCAATGATGAACTTGTCATCAG TTACATTTGATGTTTCTCCACAAACAACGTGGATCAAAGCAAATGCTGGTACGTACGGTCTATACCGTGTGAACTACGAGAAATCAATGTGGAAGCAACTCACAGATTTAATGCTGATAAACCATACG ATCTTGTCTCCAAGCGACAGAGCCGGGTTGATAGACGATGCGTTTACGTTGTCTCG tgctggCCTTCTCAACCTCTCCGTAGCCTTGAACCTCAGCCCCTACTTGCTACGCGAGAGAGATTATACGCCCTGGATAAAGGCGATCGGTCATCTCAGCTACATAAGACATCGCCTGCAGGACAGACCAGCGCATGCTCACTTCAAG aaaTACTACCTACATTTAGTGCGGCCTGTGCTAGGTAGTCTCAGCTGGAACAACACGATTTCTCATTTGGACAA gTTTCTACGCAACATTGTATTCAAAGAAGCTATTAACCTCGGTGACGAGAGTACAATCTTAGAGGCTAAGACAAGATTCGCCGCGTGGATGAGTGGAAATCAAAG TTTAGACGCAGACCTGAAGGACATAGTGTACAAAGCTGGCATTCAATATGGAGGGGAGAGAGAATGGGAATTCTGCTGGAGGCGATATCTGGAAACGAACATTGCATCTGAACGGAAACTTTTGTTGATAGCTCTTAGGAAAACTCGAGATACACAGCTGCTAACACG TTTTCTCCACTACTCGTTGGACCCGGATAAGATCCGTGCTCAGGACAGCGTGAACAGCATAGGGGGCGTGGCGGAGAACCCGGCGGGCAGGCTACTGGCCTGGAGGTTCGTGCGGCAGAACTGGGCCCAGGTCCGTGACAG GATAGGATACGGGGCGTTCTCAATCAGCAGGCTGATAAAGAAGACACTGTCCACATTCTCCACCCAGTTTGATTATGATGAG GTAGAGGCATTTTTCGCTGACCGTGATGTGGGGTCAGGTACGAGAGCCGTCAAACAGGCGCTGGAGAGGATCAAGATGAACATGGAGTGGCTGGAGTCTCACGAGAAAACTGTCTCAGAGTGGCTTCATAAGAATAGCAGTCAACCGTAG